The genomic stretch CGCGTCGTTGCTGCTCACCACCGAGGCGCTCATCACGGACATCCCGGAAGCCCAGAAGGACGCCCCATCCATGCCGCACGGAGGCGAGTTCTAGCCTTGCCGCGGGCCCCCGGAGCGCCGGAGAACACCCGGCGCCCGGGGGCCTGGCCGGGAGGGGCCGGATGTCCTTGCGCTCAGGCCCCGACCGTACCGGAAGCCGCGGAGGCCGGGTCGGGCATCCCCATCCGGCGCAGCCACCGGAAGTGCGAGACGAGCCCGGCCCCGAACGACCGGTGCTCTGCATACCTGATCCCGAACTCCCGGCAGGTCTCCTCCACCAGCGTCGCGAGCGCCGGGTAGTTGACGTGGCTGATCCGCGGGAAGAGGTGGTGCTCGATCTGGAAGTTCAGGCCCCCGAGGAACCAGGCGGCGGCCCGGCTGCGCCGGGCGAAATCAACGGTGGTCTCGACTTGATGGACCGCCCAGGCCCGCTCGACGCGCCCGGTGGCTTCCGCGGGCACGGGGAAGTCCGCCTCGCCCACGCAGTGGGCCATCTGGAACACCACGCTCAGCACGATCCCCGCCACGAGCGCGGCGATCGCATAGCAGGCGACGACCGTCCACGCCGGGTGGAGCATCAGCGGGATCCCGAAGGCCACCGCGAAGAACACCAGCTTCCCGGCGACGAAGGTCAGCAGCTCCCCGCCGCGCGGGCGAGCCACCGGGTGGCCGCCGATCCGGCCGGTGATGAGGCCGCGGAAGTCCCCGACGAGCTGCCACTTGACGGGCAGCAGCCCGTAGAAGGCCCAGAGGTACACGTGCTGCCAGCGATGGTGCGGGAGCCGCCTCTGATGGGGGCTCAGCCGGCCCAGGATGCCGAGGTCGATGTCGGTGTCATGGCCGTGGACGTTGACGTAGGCGTGATGCAGGAGCCCGTGCTTCCAGCGCCACAGATAGGAGCTGCCGCCGAGCAGCTCCAGCGTCATCGCCGTCAGCGTGTTGACCCAGGGACGATTCGAGTAGGCCTGATGGCCGCCATCGTGCTGGACGTTGAAGCCGATGCCGGCCGAGACCAGTCCCAGGAGCATGGCCAGCGGGACTCCCTGCCACCAGGTCTGGGCCACGAAGACGAGGAGCCCGTACGACGCCGCGAAGGTTCCGAGGAGGATGGCGCTCTTCAGGTACATCTCCGGGCAGTCACGCTGCCGCCGCCCGGACGCCCGGAAGTACTCCTCGACCCGCCGCCGGAGCGCGAGCTGGAAGGCCTTGTCGCTCCGGAACTTCGGACCGCGGCCCGCTTGCGCAGAGGGATCCGGTCGGCCCGCATGGCCCGTGAATCGCCCCTGCTGCAGCATCATCCCGCCACGCCCGGTCGGGCCTCCCATCCCCAACGCTAACACTAGCGGGCCCACGGCAAAGTGTCCATTGGACTTTGGTCCGATGCGGCAGCCCGCAGGAGGCGTGGCGCTCGCCCTCTCCCGCCGGGGCCGACCACCCGGCCGAGCACTGGAAGCACCCGCGGACGACGGACCCGATCGGCTGAGCGAGGGCGTGACCAAAGGGGGCGGGCTCCCGCACGGCGGAGCTCTTGACGCCGATCCGGGGCCGCGCCGGTCGACACCGGCACGGCCCCGGCGCCCTCGATCAGGCGGCCTTGACTTCGATCGTTCTCGGCGTCGCGGCTCGCGGCGCGGGGATCCTCACCTCGATCATGCCGTTCCTGTACTTCGCCTCCACTTGCGCGGCGTCGACGCCCTCGGGGAGCGCGACGCTCCGCTCGAACGCGCCGTACGTGACCTCGCGGACGAAGTAGTCCTTGCCCGTGGTGTCGTGGTCGGCCTTGCGCTCGCCCTTGACGGTGAGGACGTTGTCCATCAAGGACACCTCGACAGCCTTCGGATCCACACCCGGCAGAGCGAACTGGATGACGTAGGTGCCGTTCTCGAGCCGCCCCTCCGCGGCGGGGACCCACGACGCGGCGGGCTGAGCGGTCTCGTCGGTGGCGCCGTCGAAGAACCTCTGGAACAGGTCGGCGCCAGCGTGGTGGAGGTGGAACTTCGGGGTGAATGGGGACCAGCGAAGCATGGTGGTCATGGCGGCTTCCTCCCTAAGAAGTTTAGCGAGTACCAATAAGATCATTTCAGTCGCATACACTAATATCAGTCTCTATGGCTCATGTCAATCTACAATCTCACCCGGACCATTTGTGACAGTAACTGGATGTTATTATTGTGTAAAATTACTTGTATACATCGATCCGCTGACCTATGTAGCACTCATTGTATATGAGCGCTAACAGC from Candidatus Rokuibacteriota bacterium encodes the following:
- a CDS encoding acyl-CoA desaturase; translated protein: MYLKSAILLGTFAASYGLLVFVAQTWWQGVPLAMLLGLVSAGIGFNVQHDGGHQAYSNRPWVNTLTAMTLELLGGSSYLWRWKHGLLHHAYVNVHGHDTDIDLGILGRLSPHQRRLPHHRWQHVYLWAFYGLLPVKWQLVGDFRGLITGRIGGHPVARPRGGELLTFVAGKLVFFAVAFGIPLMLHPAWTVVACYAIAALVAGIVLSVVFQMAHCVGEADFPVPAEATGRVERAWAVHQVETTVDFARRSRAAAWFLGGLNFQIEHHLFPRISHVNYPALATLVEETCREFGIRYAEHRSFGAGLVSHFRWLRRMGMPDPASAASGTVGA
- a CDS encoding Hsp20/alpha crystallin family protein, whose protein sequence is MTTMLRWSPFTPKFHLHHAGADLFQRFFDGATDETAQPAASWVPAAEGRLENGTYVIQFALPGVDPKAVEVSLMDNVLTVKGERKADHDTTGKDYFVREVTYGAFERSVALPEGVDAAQVEAKYRNGMIEVRIPAPRAATPRTIEVKAA